Proteins encoded by one window of Vanacampus margaritifer isolate UIUO_Vmar chromosome 17, RoL_Vmar_1.0, whole genome shotgun sequence:
- the LOC144037839 gene encoding voltage-dependent calcium channel gamma-7 subunit-like isoform X2 translates to MSGFSTRALTLLSSSLGGCGLLLVGAAVSSDYWLLMEEGVVLQHNQSTQVKMALHSGLWRVCFVAGPENGRCVASEYFSEPEAEITTENTANILKTVRTATPFPLVSLLFVFIAVVVSSVGHARPQRTILAFVSGIFFILSGLSLVVGLVLYISSINDEVMNRPREAEHFFHYRYGWSFALAAASFLLKEGAGVMSVYLFMKRYAEEELFRPHPAMYRPRASDCSDYSGHFLHPDAWAPPPRGRSQSDVSSDISIQLNRAAPASSSSSSASFPPHSLQRDHDDDVLPRARHGQPRPQPRPHLGDHLPMAAPPSPVLPPRYHAHAMMSASPC, encoded by the exons ATGAGCGGCTTCAGCACGCGCGCGCTGACGCTGCTGTCGTCTTCGTTGGGGGGGTGTGGCCTCCTGCTGGTGGGCGCGGCCGTGTCCAGCGACTATTGGCTGCTGATGGAGGAGGGCGTGGTCCTGCAGCACAACCAGAGCACCCAGGTCAAGATGGCGCTGCACTCGGGCCTGTGGCGCGTCTGCTTCGTGGCAG GCCCCGAGAACGGCCGCTGCGTGGCGTCCGAGTACTTCAGCGAGCCCGAGGCGGAGATCACCACCGAGAACACGGCCAACATCCTCA AGACGGTGCGCACGGCAACGCCGTTCCCGCTGGTGTCGCTGCTGTTCGTCTTCATCGCCGTGGTGGTCAGCAGCGTGGGTCACGCCAGGCCTCAGCGGACCATCCTGGCCTTCGTCTCCGGAATCTTCTTCATCCTGTCAG gCCTGAGCTTGGTGGTGGGTCTGGTGTTGTACATCTCCAGCATCAACGACGAAGTGATGAATCGACCGCGCGAAGCCGAGCACTTCTTCCACTATCGTTACGGGTGGTCCTTTGCGCTCGCCGCCGCCTCCTTCCTGCTCAAAGAG GGCGCAGGCGTGATGTCCGTGTACCTGTTCATGAAGCGCTACGCGGAGGAGGAGCTGTTCCGGCCGCACCCCGCCATGTACCGCCCCCGCGCGTCCGACTGCAGCGACTACAGCGGCCACTTCCTGCATCCCGACGCGTGGGCCCCGCCCCCTCGCGGCCGCAGCCAATCTGACGTCTCTTCGGACATCTCCATCCAGCTCAACCGCGCCGcgcccgcctcctcctcctcctcgtccgcCTCTTTCCCGCCACATTCGCTCCAACGCGACCATGACGACGACGTGCTCCCGCGGGCGCGCCACGGCCAGCCCCGCCCCCAGCCCCGCCCCCACCTGGGCGACCACCTGCCCATGGCGGCTCCGCCCTCGCCCGTTCTCCCACCGCGCTACCATGCGCACGCGATGATGAGCGCCTCGCCCTGCTAG
- the rp9 gene encoding retinitis pigmentosa 9 protein gives MSSRKRPREKDERREHKRHKTTSKEDDDEKLKSQMKRLNQQVQNLKHIETFYEKPPPGYIKEHEEKPEDCIPAEPGNESARSFLANAPTRGLWMPLGKEVKVMQCWRCKRYGHRTGDRECPFFIKGNQKLEQFRVAHEDPMYDLIRENERNEKESRIQQLQQLLRDTTSSSSSSSSSDSDGGKKRKKKKKEKKKKKKKKRKKKQKHESSSSSSESD, from the exons ATGTCGAGTAGGAAAAGGCCGAGAGAGAAAGACGAGCGACGCGAGCATAAACGACACAAAACGACGTCCAAGGAGGACGACGACGAGAAGCTAAAAAGTCAGATGAAGAGGCTTAACCAGCAAGTACAAAACCTCAAACACATCGAGACATT CTATGAAAAACCTCCACCTGGGTACATTAAG GAGCACGAGGAGAAACCCGAGGACTGCATTCCCGCCGAACCCGGAAATGAGAGCGCCCGCAGCTTCCTGGCCAACGCGCCCACCAGGGGCCTGTGGATGCCGCTGGGCAAGGAGGTTAAGGTGATGCAGT GCTGGAGGTGCAAACGCTACGGTCATCGCACAGGAGATCGCGAGTGTCCGTTTTTCATCAAAGGCAACCAGAAACTGGAGCAGTTTCGCGTG GCCCACGAAGACCCCATGTACGACCTGATTCGGGAAAACGAAAGGAATGAGAAGGAGAGCAG GATCCAGCAGCTGCAGCAGCTTCTGCGGGACACCAcgtcgtcctcctcgtcctcctcgtcctccgaCTCGGACGGcgggaagaagaggaagaagaagaagaaggagaaaaagaagaagaagaagaagaagcggaagaagaagcagaagcacgagtcgtcgtcgtcgtcgtccgagtCGGATTGA
- the rmp24 gene encoding UPF0711 protein C18orf21 homolog: MTFLVSHRATRGDHSPLQSCQRGYFHHFFFNQWKLEPNYTLSVFILHTGVHIAKHFGGKTLEPAVKLSVCEYCFQRLGPDDRRVRLRPKRRPSTRVRRLLRRRAAGKALSLMQKRLLRRFWTSSSVLMATCHTCGKTSSHKGMSREFLSSFPAPGSSSSKHKTPPSAKGSNARNTPGKTPSKDKTPHRTPRSAASSGTPGSISSSSSTPSAKAHPKGKNWVVRRLRNILMCEDKPVTRKDSLKDFLSSL, translated from the exons ATGACCTTCCTTGTGAGTCATCGAGCCACGCGGGGCGATCACAGCCCCCTGCAGTCGTGTCAGCGCGG atattttcaccattttttcTTCAACCAGTGGAAACTTGAACCAAACTATACCCTGAGTGTGTTCATACTTCATACTGGGGTCCATAT TGCGAAGCATTTTG GCGGAAAGACGCTCGAACCCGCCGTGAAGTTGTCAGTGTGCGAGTACTGCTTCCAGCGGCTCGGGCCCGACGACCGGCGGGTGCGCCTACGACCTAAGCGGCGTCCGTCCACCAGGGTGCGGCGGCTCCTGCGGCGGAGAGCTGCGGGTAAAGCGCTCAGCCTGATGCAGAAACGCCTGCTGCGACGCTTCTGGACGTCGTCCTCAGTACTG ATGGCCACCTGCCACACCTGCGGCAAAACATCCAGCCACAAAGGAATGAGCCGCGAGTTTTTGTCCAGCTTCCCCGCCccgggcagcagcagcagcaagcaCAAGACCCCTCCGTCAGCCAAAGGGTCCAATGCCAGGAACACGCCTGGGAAGACGCCCAGCAAGGACAAGACCCCCCACCGCACCCCCAG GTCGGCCGCGTCCTCCGGCACGCCTGGCTcaatctcctcctcctcatccaccCCTTCCGCCAAGGCCCACCCCAAAGGGAAGAACTGGGTGGTCCGGCGTCTGAGGAACATTCTGATGTGCGAGGATAAGCCGGTCACCAGGAAGGACAGCTTGAAGGACTTCCTTTCCTCACTCTGa
- the LOC144037839 gene encoding uncharacterized protein LOC144037839 isoform X1, with protein sequence MERESESERGAKTAVWCASRHSVLAPSHMCAHPSAKSGLAQVFVGRLQVYRWRACVCARVVIVLNPRVCCSTFRTSDSVGDRIVGQVAISLVRYERLQHARADAAVVFVGGVWPPAGGRGRVQRLLAADGGGRGPAAQPEHPGQDGAALGPVARLLRGRPRERPLRGVRVLQRARGGDHHREHGQHPQDGAHGNAVPAGVAAVRLHRRGGQQRGSRQASADHPGLRLRNLLHPVRPELGGGSGVVHLQHQRRSDESTARSRALLPLSLRVVLCARRRLLPAQRGRRRDVRVPVHEALRGGGAVPAAPRHVPPPRVRLQRLQRPLPASRRVGPAPSRPQPI encoded by the exons AtggagcgagagagcgagagcgagagaggagcAAAAACTGCAGTTTGGTGCGCGAGCCGCCACAGTGTGCTCGCACCTTCTCACATGTGCGCACATCCCAGCGCCAAAAG TGGACTCGCTCAGGTGTTTGTCGGACGTTTGCAAGTGTACAggtggcgtgcgtgcgtgtgcgcgcgtgttgtCATCGTGCTCAACCCTCGAGTGTGCTGCAGCACCTTCAGGACCTCGGACAGCGTCGGCGACCGCATCGTTGGGCAGGTGGCGATATCGCTTGTAAGAT ATGAGCGGCTTCAGCACGCGCGCGCTGACGCTGCTGTCGTCTTCGTTGGGGGGGTGTGGCCTCCTGCTGGTGGGCGCGGCCGTGTCCAGCGACTATTGGCTGCTGATGGAGGAGGGCGTGGTCCTGCAGCACAACCAGAGCACCCAGGTCAAGATGGCGCTGCACTCGGGCCTGTGGCGCGTCTGCTTCGTGGCAG GCCCCGAGAACGGCCGCTGCGTGGCGTCCGAGTACTTCAGCGAGCCCGAGGCGGAGATCACCACCGAGAACACGGCCAACATCCTCA AGACGGTGCGCACGGCAACGCCGTTCCCGCTGGTGTCGCTGCTGTTCGTCTTCATCGCCGTGGTGGTCAGCAGCGTGGGTCACGCCAGGCCTCAGCGGACCATCCTGGCCTTCGTCTCCGGAATCTTCTTCATCCTGTCAG gCCTGAGCTTGGTGGTGGGTCTGGTGTTGTACATCTCCAGCATCAACGACGAAGTGATGAATCGACCGCGCGAAGCCGAGCACTTCTTCCACTATCGTTACGGGTGGTCCTTTGCGCTCGCCGCCGCCTCCTTCCTGCTCAAAGAG GGCGCAGGCGTGATGTCCGTGTACCTGTTCATGAAGCGCTACGCGGAGGAGGAGCTGTTCCGGCCGCACCCCGCCATGTACCGCCCCCGCGCGTCCGACTGCAGCGACTACAGCGGCCACTTCCTGCATCCCGACGCGTGGGCCCCGCCCCCTCGCGGCCGCAGCCAATCTGA